TTCTGCCCCTGACTCAGGTCGACTGCGGTGAAGGACGGGAAGGTTTTCGTGCCCATCATCTGGCCGTCCACATACAATATGCCCTGCTCGTTTTCCGCCAGCGTGACGGCGATATGACGCCAGCCGCTGCCCGCCAGCGGGCCCTTGGGTGCGGTGTCCAGATCCGCCACGAGGTCAAACTGGGTGCGCGCCGCGCTGCCGTCGGTCAGGCACCAAACGATGTCGCCGTTTCTGAAGTCGGCGATCCACATAAAGGCGCGGCCGATGTCGCCAGCGCCGTCGCCCACTTCAAGATAGCGCTGGTAGGGGTTGTCCGTCGTCACGCTCAGCCAAAACGACACCGTAAAACTGGTCAGGTTGTTTGCCCTGTCGTACGGCACATCCCGCAGCGCCGGTTGCACGAATGCCTCGGCCGGCAGCTGCACATACGCCGCGTCCTCGCCCGCCAGATCCGTGCCGTTTTTCAGATTCAGGCCCGTGTTGGACCACTCGTATGCCGTGCCGGCGATCGCGCCGGCGACGTCTCCCACGCTGTCGCGCACCACCGCGCCGGCGGTCTCGTCAAATTTGTACCAAAGCACTGGCTGTTTCGGCGAACCGGCGCCGGAGGCGGCGACCGCCCAAAACGCGGTGAGCACAACGGTCGCCGCCACGGCCCCGCACATCCATTTGCGTACCTTCATCTCTTCTTGGCATCCCCTTCCCCGCATACGGCGGTTTTATTTTTAAACACGGAACCGGCGAACCGGGCGCCGGCGGCATTGGTCCAATCTCAAGGCCCCAAGTGACGCGACGCTTGGGATCGGGGCCGGTACGTCAGGTGAGCGTCGCAACTTCGCCCAGCGGGACCTGCGCCTTGTCCCAGATGAACAGCTTCAGCGTTAGCGTATCCGCAGCAACGGGGGCGCTAACCCCAAAGCCGCAGACAGTGCGCTGAGATATGGAGGCCGGACGCCAGGAAACTCTGCCATTGCAAACGCAAGACTCGTATTTGGCGCTGCTCCTGAGACAAACGATCGTGGCCGAGGAACGGGACGGACGTGTTCGCATGACCGCTGCACCAACCATGCAACAAAACGGCGCGGCCGTTTCGGCCTCCACCATCGTTTGCCGGGCCAAAAGAATCGGTAGCCATAACCACCTCCACAAACAAAATAGCATTGCGGCCGTGTCTACGCAGCCTGATAGACAACCGCCGGACAGACGGGGACGATTCCCTTCCACAAAAACGCCTTGACGAGCGCCGTGTCCCGGCCGGCCGTGTCCAGTTCGGCGGTCAGTTCGCACAGCGCACCCGGGGCGACGGATTCGGTGTGCGACGCCACGCCGGTCAGGCGGCCCGCGCCGTCATAGATGGCGAGCAGCACGGAGACGGTCTGCGGGCCGTCGGCGGCGCTGCCCACCGTGGCCGACGCCGCGAAGACGGCGTCCGCCTCGCCGGTGCGCCGGGTGAGCGTGAGCTCTGTCTGTATCAGCGTTCCGCCCGCCTCGGGGGCGAGCGCCTCGGTCAGCAGCGCCCGGGCCGCCAGTACGCGCTCCAGCGAGCCGTCCTCGCGGCGCAGCTCATACTGCAAATTCGCAAGCGCGCTCTGCACCAGCTTGTACTGAGACGCTTCGGCAAAATCGGCCTCCGTGACGGCCTGCGCGCGCCGGACTACGGACAGGTCCACCGAGGTGTTGACGGCGTTCACCCTGCCCTGGCTGCCGACGGCGCAGTAGTAGTGATATACGACGCCGTTCTGCTTGATCACACCGGGCTTGTGGGCGTACGTGCTGCTCCACGTGCCGTTTCTGGGGGTCAGAATTTTGAACGATTTGGTCCAGTGAATCATGTCGGTGGAGACCGCGTAGGAGTCCACAATGCCGCCCGGCGTCGTCGTGAAGTAGAACATGACCCAGTAATCGCCGATTTTCACCACGTCCGGATCGGCGCTGTGGGTGTTGCCCCAGTTGTATCCGTCATGCACCTCCGCCGCCACTGTGGGATTGTCTTCTTCCTTCGTCCAGTGGATAAGATCCGTGGAATACGCCTGCGCGATGATCTCCGGGCCGCTGGCGCAGTTGTAGAGGATCTCGTACTGCTTCTTCTCGCTGTCGTAGACGACAATGGATTTCCAGATGATATTCTTCTCGTAGCTGTGTGTGGGCACCAACACCGGATCGGGCCAGCGTGTCCACAGCACGGGGCTGCCGTCCTCGTCCAGCAGACGGTCGGTATAGGCCATGCCGCCCCGTTTGACGCCCGCCTCGTAACCCGCCGTATCGCTCGCCAGATACGACATCACATACTTGCCCGCGAACGGACCCTCATTGTCCGCCGGCACGACGTGCGGATACGGCGCCTTGCCCCACTCGTGGTCGCGGACAATGTACCCGGCCGCGTTGTACCTGTCCCAGGTCTGGACGTTCCGGTTGTCAATCACAGTTCCTAATTTTTCCCATGTCACGAAGTCGGCCGACCTGGCGAGGCCCGTTTGGTACCCGACGCCGTCGTGGGCGACGTACGTCATGTACACGTGGTCCTCGTCCCCGGGGATTCTGAACGGCAGCGGGTTGTCGACCACATTGCTGTCTATGTCGCCGACCTGGCCGGGCCGCAGGATCACGCCGTATTCGTAGGGTGTCTTGACCTCCTCATAGATGTCATCGACGACCGACTGGGGGACATACACCACCAGCCGCGCCGCACAGACGTTGGCGTCGGCGAAATCCGCGTCGAGCGACGACTCGATCGTCACCGCGCCGGCCGTCAGCCCCGCCAGGCTGATGTCGAACGCGCGCTCCCTCACGCCCGCCGGCACGGTGACGGAGACCGCCGCCGTGTTTTGGGCGGCGTCCGTGGCCCGGACATAGACCGTCCGGCCGCCGTCCGGGGCCGGCGCCTGCAGTTTGACGCCCACGGACGCCGTCGGCGCCGATTCTCCCGCCGTCGTCGACAGGCTGGCCGGTACGGACAGTTTGTGGCCGTTTTGGTAGATTTCCACACCCCAGATCTGCAGTTCGCTGACAGCCAGCGACGCGCCGGACGCGGGCGTCAGCCGCACGCGCACGGAGGTGGTGACGACGGGCTCAAACGCGTACAGATACCGGAAAATCTTACCCGCGGAATAGGGGTGCTCGAACACCGCGGTCTTATCTTCCCGCGCGAACGTCAGCGTCACAGGCGCCCACGCCTCCGCCGCGTCGTCGTAATACTCAAGCTGCACCGCACTCGGCAGCTTACAGCCCCCGCCGTCGTTGTACACATACAAATCCACGATCTCCGTCGTCTGCGGCACCGCGAACCGCGAGCCGATGGTGGAGATCACACCCGGGTTGTTGTAGCTGGTCCAGCGGCTTCTGGGGCCGGTGTCGTAGCCGGAGAGATTCTGGAGACCGGAGATAACGCCGTCTACCAATCTCGCGGCGCTGTCCGTCGCCGGATCCGGCTGGATGCTGACAAACACCTGGGGGTACCCCACGTCCGCCGTATTGAGCGCCAAATTGTCAAGGCCCTCGGTGGACGGGATCTCTGCCGGGGGCGCGTCCTCCGTATACCGACCGAAGATCTCCACCTCGGTCAGGGCGGCCGATTTGCCCTCTTTCAGCTGCACGTTCAGGCGGATTTGGTCTGTGACGACCTCCCGGAAGGCAATCACATTCTGTCCGCCCGCCCCATTCAGGTTCGCGCCGACGGGCGCGGCCGGCACCTGATGGAAAACCTCGGCCTCTTTCCACGTGCCGTCCGCGTAATATTGCACGGTGATCGACGCCGGCTCCACCGTGTTGCTGGGGCTGGGTTTGTCGGTGAATACATAGATCTCCGCGCGGTTCACGCGGGCTGTTTTGCCGAAATGAAAGTCGATCCATTCCGCCGTACCCCTGTGACTCCACAGGGCCCAGCGGCTGCGCGGGCTGGCGTCCGTGTAGGAAACGACGCCGTCCGCCGCGCTCTGCGGACTGTCGCCGGCACTGTAGAAATGGCTGGCCGTCACGGTCGTTCCGCCCGACACCAACGCCAGATTGACCTCCGCCTCGTCATACGCGGCCAATCTTTTTCCGTAGACCGTCATCTCCGTCAGACCGACGTACTTGCCGGATGGACGTTCCAGCGTGACGCGAATCTCCCGCGTCAGCACGGCGTCGAACGTGAGCGTGTTCAGGTACGCCGCCGGCACAGCCGGACTGGCCGTCACACCGGTCACCGGGACAAAATCGCCTCTGTCGTTCTTATACGTCACGGCGATCGAGACGGGCGGCGCCATGGCCGGATTTGTGATCTGCGGGATGTTCGGATCGATGTATACTTCCAGATCGACGGCCGAAACCAGCTGCGTCACGCCGAACTGCACGCCGACCCAGTCCGTGGTGGCGTCGGTATGGCCATAATTTGTCCAACGGTTGTGTACGGCGCCGCCGCCCTCAACGCCCTCCGTATAGGCGATCACGCCGTCGGTCAGAGCCGCCGTCTTGTCCAGACCGCCCTGCGTGTTGCAGTAGGAGGCGACGGCGGCGGGATATGGCTTAGATCCGTCGGTGGTGGACAGATCGTCCAGCCCCTCCGGGGCCTGCGCGGCGATCGGCGTCGCCGCCAGCAGCCCCGTCAAATAGACCAGCGCCAGCAGCAGCGACAAAGCCGTCCGCCAGCATGTTTTTCTCGCATTTCCATGCATATGCACATACGCGTTCATGTGCTTTTACCTCACTTTTTGAATTGATAAAATTTCCTGCTTTTTAATATGAAATTCGACGGTTTTATGGCCCGCCTCCGCGGCCATGTCGGGCCACGCCCGCCGATGCCCGGTTTTCTGTCAGTAACTTCTTCCGGGCAGTACCTCCTCCGCGTTTTCCCGTGTGAACACTCTCTCGTCTGTGATGATGCGCAGCGGCAGTTCTTTGCCCATCATCAGGTCGGTCACGGCCTTCATGAGCTGCGGCCCCAAAAACGGGGCGCATTCCACCACACAGTTGAGTTTGCCGTCGATGATGGCTTTCACCGCCCTCTTGGTCCCATCTACCGACACAATCTTGACATCTTCTCCCGGCTTGATCCCCGCCGACTCCAGCGCCTCTATGGCGCCCAAAGCCATGTCGTCGTTGTGCGCAAAGATCACATCGATGTCCCAAGCGTTCGCCCGCAGGTAATTTTCCACCACCTGACGGCCGCCCTCGATCGTGTAATTGCCGGAGCTCGAGTGGACAATGCCATAGCTGCCGTTTTCGGCCAGCACTGCCTCAAACCCGGCTTTTCGCTCGATTGTCGGGCTCGCGCCGATGGTCCCCTGAATCTCAAGAATGCGCACCGGGTGTTTGTCGGGCGGCACATTCGCCTCCACCCATCGCATCGCGCGCCGCCCCTCTTCAATGAAATCTCCGCCGATGTATGTGAGGAAGAGATCGTCGGCCTCCGTGTTGATCTTGCGATCGGACAGGAGTACCGGAATGCCCGCGCGCTTGGCCTCCCGCAGCACCGGCTCCCACCCGCTGTCTATGATGGGCGATATCACGATGACATCCATTTTTTGGGATATAAAGGTGCGCACCGCCTCGATCTGCCGCTCCGGAGACTGGTTGGCGTCTATCACCGTCAGATCCACATTAAAGTCTTGGGCGGCCTCGCGAATCGAGCTGTTGTTGGCGAGCCGCCATCCGCTCTCCGTGCCCACCTGGGCGTAGCCGATGCGGATCATGTCGGTGAGCTCATGCGGCGCCTTGTCCAGACTTCGCTCATAACTTTCCAAATTGTCCCCCGTGATGTTGTGGCTCCGCAGGATGACCTGCTTGGGCACGCCGCTGACATTTTGCAAAATATCGAGCGAAAACTGAATCGCCTCGCGCCCCCCGGTGGGGCAGGTGATGGTCTCGTCGATCACACCCTTGCGAATCAGCTCCAGCCCGCCGTCCTGCCCCGCGAAGCCGTCCACCCCAATGATCTTTTGGGAGGCGTTCATCCCGTTTTGTATGGCGCGGTAGGCCCCAAGGGCCATATAGTCGTTGTGGGCAAAGATCACGTCCACATCTTTGAGCTGGTCTCCGAGCGACGCCACGGTGTCCTCCGCGGCATCGCGCGATTCATTCTCCACGACGACGACCTGCGTGTGAATGTTGGCGCGGTGCATAAACACGCCCTCCAGGCCGCGGCTCCGCGCCGCGCTGGCCTGAGAACCGGCGCCGCCCCGCAGTTCCAACACTGAAAATGACCGACCCGCGGCCATGCTGACGATGGCCTCCCCCGCCTGTTTGCCGATGGACTCGTTGTCCGGCCCTATGAACAAGGTGTACTCGTACCCTTCGACCACGCGGTCCAGCACGATCACCGGGATATTTTGGTACACCTCGCTGATGGTCGGCGTCAACCGTTTGGCGTCGCAAGGCGAAACGATCAGCAAATCGATGCCGTACGCGAGCAGGCGCTCGATGTCTTTGATCTGCTTGTCGCTGTCCTGTGTCGCGTCGACGAACACCAGACGGATCTCCGGATGCTTGGCCGCCTCCTCCTGAATCTCACGCGTCAGCACGAGGCGCCAGGGTTCCCGCATGTTCGCCTGCGAGATGCCAATCACATACGTGACGGGCGGCAGCGTATCGGGCGCCGCGCACCCGGCCAGCATCGCAAGCAGGCAGGAAAACGCCGTCAGCACGGCGGCGATACCTCGGCCTTTTCTCCAAGTTTGAAACCGTGCCCATGTCATCTCCGCGTCACTCCATCACTCTGTGTTGCCCTATATGGTGCCCTTTGCGGTATTCGATGGGAGAGACACCAAGCGCGCGCTTGAACGCGACGGAAAAGTAGTGCTGCGTGGAATACCCGGTCTGTTCCGCTATGCTGTATATCTTCAAATCGCTGCCGAGCAGCAGTTCCACCGCCTTGCGGATGCGCGTCTGCGTGACGTAGTCCACAAAAGTGACGCCTGTCTCGTGCCGGAACACGCGGCTCAGATGCTCCGGCGAAACGTGCTGGCTGGCCGCCGCCGCCTGCAGAGACAGCTGCATGTCCCCGTAGTTCCTTTCAATATACCGCTTGGTCTCCGTCACCAGAACGGAGCATTGCATGGCCGCTTGAAATTTCTCCATAGAGGTGAGGTAGACTTCCGGCATCCGCCTTCTGGCGTCACACACCACCTGCATCCGTTCGATTTGCACCGGCAGATGCTTCTGGAGCGCTTCCGTGAGATCCCGGCCGGCCTCGGTCCACTGGCGACGCGGTTCGCAGGCGGACAGCAGCACCAGATCTCCCCCGCTGTTGCGGTATGAGGAAACGGGCGCGAGGTGGGAAAATAATTCCAGAGCAATGTTTTCGGCGGCATAATAGAGGAGATCTTCGTTCCAGCCCTGCTCCAACAGGGTCAGCGACTCCTTGGACGAGATGTGTACCACCGTGATACCGCAGGGAATCGGCACTTGCAGGTTCAAATACTCAATCTGCTGGTCGATCTCCGGCTCGCTGTAGTGTCCGTCCAGCCACCCGGAAAAAAACGACGTCGTCAGCGCCCGGCGGTTTTTTTCGATCTGCAGCTTCGCCCACTCGAGGTACTTGATCTCCTTGTTGTTTTGGCACAGCCACGCCTTGGCGCGGTCCACCGTGTCAAACAGGGTGGACTCCATGATCGGTTTTAAAAGGTAATCGAAGACGCCCAGACGCAGCGCCTTTTGTATGTATCTGAAGTCGTCGTAGCCGGTGATGATGACGATCGCCGCGCCGCTTAAAAAGTCGGACAACTTTTCGATGAACTCCAGTCCGTTTAAAAACGGCATGTCTACGTCCACAAAGAGTATGTCCGGCAGATGCTCCTTGGCCAGCTCTATGGCCGTCTCCCCGTCCTCCGCTTGGGCGACGATCCGGAGTGCGGCGTCGCCGGACAACATTTTTACAAGGCCTTCACGAATCATCTCCTCGTCGTCCGCAATCAGCGCCTTGTATGCCAACGTCCGTTCCCCCCTTTATGGCGCAGGTGCCAGAAGTGCGTCTGACACCTGAATCATTCATACGCACGCTTTTTACGTGAAAAGCGTCTTATTTTCTCTCTCGCAAGGGGATGGTCACCGTGGCAACCGTACCCTTTCCTTTTGTGCTGTCCAGCACCAGCCCATAGCTCTCTCCGTAGCTCAGCGCCAGCCTCTTCTGGATGTAAAAAAGGCCGAATCCCTCTTTGGTTTCCTGCCTATAGACCTTTCTCAGACACTCGTTCAGATATTGCAGATGCTCCGTTTCAATGCCCGCGCCGTCGTCCTTGACGGAGAGCCACAGATCGCTGTC
This portion of the Oscillospiraceae bacterium genome encodes:
- a CDS encoding response regulator, encoding MAYKALIADDEEMIREGLVKMLSGDAALRIVAQAEDGETAIELAKEHLPDILFVDVDMPFLNGLEFIEKLSDFLSGAAIVIITGYDDFRYIQKALRLGVFDYLLKPIMESTLFDTVDRAKAWLCQNNKEIKYLEWAKLQIEKNRRALTTSFFSGWLDGHYSEPEIDQQIEYLNLQVPIPCGITVVHISSKESLTLLEQGWNEDLLYYAAENIALELFSHLAPVSSYRNSGGDLVLLSACEPRRQWTEAGRDLTEALQKHLPVQIERMQVVCDARRRMPEVYLTSMEKFQAAMQCSVLVTETKRYIERNYGDMQLSLQAAAASQHVSPEHLSRVFRHETGVTFVDYVTQTRIRKAVELLLGSDLKIYSIAEQTGYSTQHYFSVAFKRALGVSPIEYRKGHHIGQHRVME
- a CDS encoding substrate-binding domain-containing protein → MTWARFQTWRKGRGIAAVLTAFSCLLAMLAGCAAPDTLPPVTYVIGISQANMREPWRLVLTREIQEEAAKHPEIRLVFVDATQDSDKQIKDIERLLAYGIDLLIVSPCDAKRLTPTISEVYQNIPVIVLDRVVEGYEYTLFIGPDNESIGKQAGEAIVSMAAGRSFSVLELRGGAGSQASAARSRGLEGVFMHRANIHTQVVVVENESRDAAEDTVASLGDQLKDVDVIFAHNDYMALGAYRAIQNGMNASQKIIGVDGFAGQDGGLELIRKGVIDETITCPTGGREAIQFSLDILQNVSGVPKQVILRSHNITGDNLESYERSLDKAPHELTDMIRIGYAQVGTESGWRLANNSSIREAAQDFNVDLTVIDANQSPERQIEAVRTFISQKMDVIVISPIIDSGWEPVLREAKRAGIPVLLSDRKINTEADDLFLTYIGGDFIEEGRRAMRWVEANVPPDKHPVRILEIQGTIGASPTIERKAGFEAVLAENGSYGIVHSSSGNYTIEGGRQVVENYLRANAWDIDVIFAHNDDMALGAIEALESAGIKPGEDVKIVSVDGTKRAVKAIIDGKLNCVVECAPFLGPQLMKAVTDLMMGKELPLRIITDERVFTRENAEEVLPGRSY